The Acinonyx jubatus isolate Ajub_Pintada_27869175 chromosome D1, VMU_Ajub_asm_v1.0, whole genome shotgun sequence genome includes a window with the following:
- the RAB39A gene encoding ras-related protein Rab-39A, whose amino-acid sequence METIWIYQFRLIVIGDSTVGKSCLLHRFTQGRFPGLRSPACDPTVGVDFFSRLLEIEPGKRIKLQLWDTAGQERFRSITRSYYRNSVGGFLVFDITNRRSFEHVKDWLEEAKMHVQPFRIVFLLVGHKCDLASRRQVTREEAEKLSADCGMKYIETSAKDATNVEESFTILTRDIYELIKRGEICIQDGWEGVKSGFVPNTVHSSEEAVKPRKECFC is encoded by the exons ATGGAGACCATCTGGATCTACCAGTTCCGCCTCATCGTGATCGGGGACTCGACGGTGGGCAAGTCGTGCCTCCTGCACCGCTTCACGCAGGGCCGCTTCCCGGGGCTGCGCTCGCCCGCCTGCGACCCCACGGTCGGCGTGGACTTCTTCTCCCGCCTGCTGGAGATCGAGCCGGGCAAGAGGATCAAGCTGCAGCTGTGGGACACGGCGGGGCAGGAGCGCTTCAG atcaaTAACTCGATCTTATTACCGCAACTCAGTTGGCGGATTTTTAGTATTTGACATTACCAACCGACGATCTTTTGAACACGTGAAAGATTGGCTGGAAGAAGCAAAAATGCACGTACAGCCATTTCGGATAGTATTTCTGCTGGTGGGACATAAATGTGACCTGGCTTCGCGACGTCAGGTTACAAGGGAAGAAGCTGAAAAGCTGTCAGCAGACTGTGGCATGAAGTATATAGAAACCTCAGCAAAGGATGCCACAAATGTGGAGGAATCCTTTACAATCCTGACCAGAGACATATATGAACTTATCAAAAGGGGAGAGATTTGTATTCAAGATGGCTGGGAAGGGGTTAAAAGCGGCTTTGTTCCAAATACGGTGCATTCTTCTGAGGAAGCGGTAAAACCCAGGAAAGAATGCTTCTGCTGA